One segment of Lytechinus variegatus isolate NC3 chromosome 13, Lvar_3.0, whole genome shotgun sequence DNA contains the following:
- the LOC121426520 gene encoding uncharacterized protein LOC121426520, translating into MQKEMPPPAYAAHPPQYGHPSTHYGQPPPVITAPQPGYYPYPAPNNNMTMNNTVTVPTGGYSHGGGTTIVRTQRGNNGSCCAGHLPNFNDTAGKTTGLIMLSGGVITIIVITISLIVRTYYDIGGLGASIGAAIFLYIPTGILGVCSHGKSSCVVTAFLVMCILTALEAFAMTAYEAVAAGLLSYDYICEWVFCYWQQNSVVVAMHVIACIIAFVIFIVAIVGSGYSCAGMNGAVGDVPATMVVTHQPVQPTVQATTTTHTSSTYGGSHTATSTTYY; encoded by the exons ATGCAAAAGGAGATGCCCCCTCCTGCCTACGCGGCACATCCGCCGCAGTATGGGCACCCATCGACCCACTATGGGCAGCCCCCGCCAGTGATCACCGCCCCTCAACCGGGTTATTACCCCTACCCCGCTCCTAATAACAACATGACGATGAACAACACAGTCACTGTTCCAACGGGAGGATATTCGCACGGTGGAGGAACTACTATTGTCAGG ACCCAGAGAGGCAATAATGGTTCTTGTTGCGCTGGTCATTTGCCGAACTTCAATGATACGGCGGGCAAGACCACGGGTCTTATCATGCTATCCGGTGGGGTCATTACCATCATCGTAATAACAATATCTTTGATCGTGAGGACTTACTACGATATCGGGGGACTCGGCGCGAGCATCGGAGCTGCCATCTTT CTATACATACCAACCGGTATTCTTGGCGTCTGCTCTCACGGGAAGTCGTCGTGTGTG GTGACAGCATTTCTGGTCATGTGCATCTTGACAGCGCTTGAGGCCTTTGCGATGACTGCTTACGAAGCCGTTGCAGCAGGCCTTCTCTCGTATGATTACATCTGCGAATGGGTCTTCTGTTACTGGCAACAAAACTCG GTGGTCGTTGCCATGCATGTTATCGCCTGCATCATCGCTTTCGTCATCTTCATCGTTGCCATCGTCGGATCCGGGTATTCATGCGCGGGAATGAATGGTGCCGTGGGCGACGTCCCGGCGACCATG GTTGTGACCCACCAGCCTGTGCAGCCAACAGTACAGGCGACAACTACTACACACACCAGCTCTACATATGGAG GAAGTCACACAGCAACGAGCACTACATACTACTAG
- the LOC121426651 gene encoding cholecystokinin receptor type A-like — MESGSTVGSSRRLFDNDSVLPTMQEPNQETVSWPQVCQIIVGLTGLFGNLTCVVLLCRRSVRNNTNLLIVNQAVVDGIASTLLMAATTADIGGIRTSVKAPLAEILYCYFWNSLVIVFGCFAVSTFNMVALSIERYLAVVHPIWYSRNFKKRLLGAFIASVWVLGPAFQVLNVIFHYEATADHQCRFVAKHKVILVMLFIWEYFFPVCVMTYSFAAIIAKFRKLNKVAIERGTGQLHLPTILQIPKTSVAESSSADSGGPSHETGEVYRVTENGDSPNAGGAEMGSMKRSQLQVPNADCRMPQEQQLPSDKESRRSTGMNSALRERAKPRQAAPGANIQRRNTTRVLIFMYLLYLFCWSPNQWAFFSYTLGVKIDFLSNWYMFLIFLANMNSCVNPFLFALRLKVYRQELNAMCKRCFTFR, encoded by the coding sequence ATGGAGTCTGGTAGTACGGTCGGATCGTCGCGGAGGCTTTTCGACAACGACTCCGTTCTACCGACGATGCAGGAACCCAACCAAGAAACTGTTAGTTGGCCTCAAGTATGTCAGATCATCGTTGGCCTCACAGGTTTGTTCGGAAACCTGACATGTGTAGTCCTTCTTTGTCGTCGTTCCGTCCGAAACAACACCAATCTTCTCATCGTCAACCAAGCCGTGGTCGACGGCATTGCATCCACCCTGCTCATGGCTGCCACCACAGCTGACATCGGGGGTATACGGACATCGGTGAAGGCTCCATTAGCGGAAATTCTCTATTGCTACTTTTGGAACTCATTGGTGATTGTCTTTGGATGCTTCGCTGTGTCGACCTTCAACATGGTGGCTTTGTCGATAGAGCGTTATCTTGCAGTGGTTCACCCAATCTGGTATTCAAGGAACTTCAAGAAGCGACTTCTAGGGGCGTTCATAGCTTCTGTATGGGTACTCGGTCCTGCCTTTCAAGtgttaaatgtaatttttcattATGAAGCTACGGCTGACCACCAATGTCGGTTTGTCGCCAAGCACAAGGTGATTCTTGTTATGCTATTCATCTGGGAGTACTTCTTCCCCGTCTGCGTCATGACCTATTCCTTTGCAGCCATCATCGCAAAATTTCGGAAGCTGAATAAAGTGGCGATAGAACGAGGGACGGGGCAGCTCCACCTCCCCACCATCTTGCAGATCCCCAAGACTTCTGTAGCAGAGAGTTCATCAGCCGACTCTGGAGGCCCTAGCCATGAGACCGGTGAAGTGTACAGAGTTACAGAAAATGGTGATAGTCCAAACGCAGGTGGTGCAGAGATGGGAAGCATGAAAAGATCACAATTACAAGTTCCGAATGCGGATTGCAGAATGCCTCAGGAACAGCAGCTCCCATCGGACAAGGAATCAAGACGGTCAACAGGGATGAACAGCGCCCTCAGAGAGCGAGCTAAGCCTCGCCAAGCAGCTCCTGGAGCAAATATTCAGAGACGCAATACAACCAGAGTTCTCATCTTCATGTATCTTCTCTATCTCTTCTGCTGGTCTCCGAATCAATGGGCGTTCTTTTCCTATACTCTTGGCGTAAAAATCGATTTCTTATCAAATTGGTATATGTTTCTGATATTCTTGGCTAATATGAATTCTTGCGTCAATCCGTTCTTATTTGCCCTTCGGTTGAAAGTGTACAGGCAGGAGTTAAATGCGATGTGCAAACGATGTTTCACATTCCGTTGA